The DNA region CATGCTCTCACCGCTGCCCCGTGCGTCCCTGTTCCTATTGTAGATATAGCAGAAGTTGTTGACTTGGAGCTTGATTTGATCCCAACACTTGCGCAGCTGAACCTTGGTCAGCTTGATAGCCCAACTCGGTTTCACCTCGTTGTAGCATTCCTCAATGCGATCCCACATCCTGGACGAAGTCTGGTTGTTGGAGCATACCGAATCCTCCGCCGCCAAATATCGGCATATCGTCGTCGACACCATGGGGGTTTGGGAATAGACTCGGATCCATTCTTGAAAGTGTGAAAATGAGAAAAGAGAAGATAAATTGAGTAGAGTAGAGAGTATtggtgtgtgaaaagtgaagaATAAGGATTGAGTATTTATATAGTGTTTAATTAGAGtttcaagaattaaaaaaaaataaaaactcaaaaaatgcacaaatcgggctcgggctcgggtgCGAGGCTGCAATGGATGCCCGATCGATCGGGCTCGgactcgggctcgggctcggacTCGGGCTCGGACTCGGGCTCGGGACGAACGATCATTCGGTCGTGCGGCTCGGGCACGGGCTCTTGTAGTGGATGCCCGACgacgcccgagcccgatctcagGCGATCGGGCGTGAGATCGGGCATCCACTGTGGATGCTCAATGGAGATTATTTCATTATATCTTACGATAAATACTTCCTTCCTCCCACagtaagagtcacattttgtcattttggtatgtcccacaataagagtgacattCCACAATACGCATGGAACTCCGACTCATAAATTCTTTATTCGCTAACACTTtcaccataaatgataaataggtctcacattctgctacactccactcacattcttttgtaaaactaatataaaaaaatggatcTCATATTATAATAACTTTTCCAATCcattattctttacatttcttaaaacccatgtccacaccaaatgtgacccATATTGTTGGATAGAGGGAGTAAAATATAAGACTGAACCTAGAGTTCAACCTCAGTGTATGATTTAACGTTTAACACCCTTCTATGTTTCTGCAAGACCTATGAAGTTTTTTGTTAAATTGCAAAATGCAGTCCTATAGTCTATGATATTGGTGATTACTTCAACTATAAATTACTTGCCCTTTTGATCTCGCCAACCTTGTGCTCACATTCAGACCAGTGTATTGGGGGTCACATCTTGCGGTTCAATCATAATTGAGAACCCGATTTATTCTGGCTCGTTAAGATTCACTTTCCCATCGAATCAAAAACCTACGGTTCCGGCCATTTTCCAATTGATCAGACATATTCTAAGGGTCGGCAGGTGTATGGGCAAACGTTAGGTCAGACATAAGTTGTCAACCCTATATATGATTAGACGAATATACACTTTTTAAGTGTGACTGAATGATGGATCGAGAAGATATACATAACCCATCCCTATATAGTTACAAACAAGTAACAATCTGGAGTCGAGCTATCCCAAGCACACCTACTTACGAGCAACACTCGTAGGCGTTGCAGGTAGTTCTCAACAGAGGAGCAACACTTAGAGCGCTGAAGCAATTGAGCTTCGACCCGGCAGCATCTTCTGAAGCTCATCAACGAGTACATCCATGGCTTTCAGCGGTAAGCATATGGGGACCATTATCCCATCCTCACCCTTGCTATTCTTAATGCGCATAAAATAACTAACTGCACGCGGAAATGAATCCACACCAGCTCTTGCCACTCCACCGTATGCGGGATTCCCCCAACCAACATCCACTTCAAAAACTCTCGCAGAGGACACCAAATAAGTTTGCACCCCGGTCAGATTCGGTCGCCCTCTCAACACCATCAAATCCACCACTGATTTAACAAACTCCTCCGTTGCTCCTTGTATCGCCTTCTTAACTAGCTCTACTGCATAACACAATGGGTTTTTCAATAACATCTCAGCAGTGGCGACTGCTGCAGGGTAAACAATAGCGTTACCGTAGTACCCTTCTGGGAGAGGAGGGTTCATTTGCTCACGAATATTCATAACACAAAGCACTCTAAACTCTTCGTTAGGGTCAGAAAAGGTGGCAATTGTTCGGCAGCGCCACATGCAGGCTGTCACAATTTGAAACTTGGAGCAACTTTGGAGGTGCGGAGGTAAGCTCTGGCGAAGGGTGGAGATCTCAGTGGGACCGAAGAAGAAATGTCGCACCACACGATCATGTGGGATAGTGGTTCGCTTTGTGTCAACCACAATATCATGCTCAGGTGTCTCATTGTCTCGCGTGGTGGGTAACGAGCACAGAGTATGTGTCTCTCCCAAACTGGTATAACAGAAGGGCGTTCAGCACCACGGGCTAGTTCGCATACTGCTTTTATGAATTGGTGAATCCCTGCACCGTCGGCCATGGTGTGATTGTAGCGCCAGGCAAAGACGAATCCACCACATAGTAACCGTGTAACCTGAAAAGGCAGAatgtgtaaaaaaaatagacaGATATGAACAATGTGGCATTATTCCAATGCATATCTCAATACTATATAAACATTTGTTTTCTCCTCTGcataaaatgtactccctctgttcctaTTAATCccctcatttttctattttgggaaattccaacatagttgagtcatttctatttttggcaaaaaataatcattcctcttactttattctctcttcatttcttACTCTATTTTTTCTTACTTTGTTCACCATCCACTTAACATATTATCTTTAAAcacgtgctgaaaagaaatgcctcaattAAGGAGGGAGTATTCACGGACATGATTTAGAATCATTGTATCACAGATGGCATCTGCAACTAGTTGTTCAAATACTCATGTTTCACTCATTGCATTAAAGAGTTCAAATACTTTACTAGAATGAATTTGGTTAACCATTTAAGAGTTGTTTCAAATCATGTTCCACTCATTGACACACAATTATCATACTCCATTCAATTATTCAGTTTGGCTTCTTAACTTTGCTTTCAAATGTATGAACTTTTGATGAATAGCCTATACTATAGTCAATACACGAGAAAGAATTTAATCATCAACCTCATGCATCACAATCAGTTAACTGTTTATTAGTGAGCAAATCAAAGATTTGATAAGGTAATTGATGTATGTAAATCTACCTGAATAAGCATCAAAGGGCAATCGAGGACTCCAGCGGAGCCAGGGACATCGTAGAGCAGCTCGTGGAGGTTTTGGATCGGCGGTAGAAGTGCGCCAAGCTGTTGCAGAGTGGCGTCGGCGTCAGCCTCAACGAACAACACACCCTCGCTGGTGCACTCCACTACCAGTTTCCTAGTGGCTACTTCCctcagccggccggcaaagggGTAGTAGAAGACCAGTGCCACGGCGACAGCGTCGCGGATAACCCTAACCGGATCTCTCCCTTCCATGGAGGGGCTATGCCGGTATATTAGCGCCAGCGGCATCTGAAAACGGAGGCCGTCTTGATCGTCGATGTCGGAGAGGATTCTCAATTCATGAGGAGTGGGCTTCGCCGGCCGGATTAGCTCAGGACTTTTCCTACTTACTTTGAAGGTTGTACCAGCGTTGATTGACGCCATCTTTCACTAATTAGATTCCGAAATCGATCAAAAGGCCAAAATCCAAAACCTTGCAGTTGCAGAAACTCGATCAACCTGTTTAATAATCATCAAATCTAAGTTACAAATAACACCGAAAATTGAACATTAATATTGCGAAAAGGAAACATACAGAGTGAGAGTCGCCAGGCGTGGACTTAGGGAAAAGTGAGAgataatgaagtaaaatgaaGTGATGAAATGAGGAAGAGATCATCTGCAGGGCCTGCTGTGCTTGAAACGCAGAAGACAATGAATGAAACGCAAGAGAGATGGTGGggccttttcttttctttcgtCGTGTACTATTAATTTAATCATTATACGCACATATCTAATTGTtattcttttcaaaatttaacGACATTTTCCAAATGAGTTCGTATTTTAGtttattgatttaattgaaaattataatatatttgtaTGTGTTTAACAAAAAGtgaaataacataaaaaaaagaagagaaagggaTATAAAAAATTTGCAGACAAATTACACTTGATCTGTTTTTAATACTCCACTAACTCAAATATGTTATACGTATTATATGTTTTAATTACAGCCTTGGTGATTTAAATCTATGCATTTAATAAAATGGCgtgaataaaaagaaaagaccACAACCATTTTcccttttgtttgttttttttgatattttatttttattaaaactctCAAATATACTAtagttttcaattaaattaataacttaaCATACTTGAAGATTCTATATGATATTAGAGATTattcttaaaataaattattagctTTAAACATTTAGAAATAAAAAGTGCTATAGAAAATAATACTTAAACAAGAAAgatgtaaaatataaatattaaacacaaaaaaACAGACATATATACTCAATACCATGATCATAATTTATAAGTGTTTTAATAGTATgtaaatgtaatttaatttcattgtgttttttagtatacaaataaaaatattccacaatgaaaataaatagtagTCGTATATCTCAAAAAGgaagagaaaataaacaatttatacaaatataaaaatattattaaaagtaaaaagaaaaagatatgtAAAATTTAACTTAGCATATTTTCAATATGAGATCATTTGGAAAATATTGGTAAGATCATTTTTAAAAGCTGTAAGAAGAGCTCGTATATATATTGACTAAAGTAATAGTACTACATGAAAGAAAAGGCTCCACCATCTCCCCTCTTGCGTTTCATTCGTTGTCTGCTTCCGTTTCAAGCACAGCAGGGTCTGCTGTGTTTTTTaacacagcagaggatccctCCCCGATGAAATGAGGCAGAGAGGTGAAGGAAGGTGATGAGATATAAATAGGGACGGAACTAGAAATTTAGGTAAGCCGGtgctgaaaaataaaaattattaataatattaataattcatTTTCCGAGCCAAGTAGTAAACTACCTAATTGAGCATAGATAAAAACGacaaaatgaattaaattttactAAAGATACTATTTCATtcgatgaataaagtaaaatatatttttcatccTTGGATATGATAATCAAATTACTGTTAAAAATCATAtgcatttattttcaaattagtACTATCAAAATAAtgcatttaataaatatttccCATCCTCGGCGTTCAAAACGAtagtttttatttgaaaaagataaaaaagaaaataagtaaaGAAAGATGCTTATTCTAATAAAAACATAGTTTTGTACACTTAAATACCAAAAAAACATTTTGTACATGTATGTGatgattgagaaaaaaaataaaaattcatagtTTATTATACTGAGTTcgagataaataaataagtattaTGGAAACATGCAAATTAATCTGTTAAATATATACACAATATTAGTGTTtaatattaatactattattcaaCAAAAAAGAGTGCATCTTCGATTATATgattgttttaatttatttaagaaatatacGTACACACAAAACGGAAAGTGGACCCCGCGTGACAGCTGTAAAGTAAAATGCGTAATTGTTTTTTAAGTTTAACCCTTACATTTTCCCTTTTTtgactttactctctctccttCCCCCCTCTTCTGTCGGTATAAAATTAAAACTCACAGCAGCTGAAACAAAAGCACTGACGGCCATGGTGAAAGTTCAGCGATCGGGACCGGCTAAGCCCCGCTGGAGTGGCGGCTTGGCCCACTATATCTCCGTCCCTGGATATAAAGCCTGTATCAAAATGGGTATTAAATTTTAATCGGGAATATTTTTTGACGACCCAAAAATATACTGTGATGTTACTTTcgcacaaaaattaataaattgtgtTGAAGGAGATTAATAAATTGcgtttaaaaatagaaaagaggaataaaataggaaaatttaaaaaaaatagtaattaatagtagaataaagtaagggtaattaaatattttgttttttccatttaaaaaataactcaatttaGTTGGAATCTAGTAATGTTTGGATTCTTAGTTAGTCCATGTCAATTCACTCTTCCTTCCATCTCGATTAACATAGGCAATATTTCCGCGATCGGAAGGATTTACAACTCTATTAATTTCTGATCAGTCTACCGATCCAGTAGTAATTCGTTGAACAGTCGATTTGATTGATTGGTACATCGAGTTGGCGGATCGGCTGATCGGTCGGTTTCATTGGAAAAGTGATTTTGGTGAAGAATGGACCAGGGCAGGTGGGCAGTGGAGTCGTACTGGAGGTCCAAGTTGATCGACGTCGCGACATCCGATGAGGAGAAGGTTACTCCAGTTTACAAATTGGAGGAAATATGCGATTTGCTGAGGGCTTCGCACATCTCCATTGTTAAAGAGGTCTCCCAATTCATCCTCAAACGGCTCGATCATAAATCGCCGATTGTTAAACAGAAGGTTATTCAATTTTGCTATTCGTTGTTTTTCCGTTGTTTTTTAGCTGTACGCTTCTGTTCTGTTGTTGTGATCATTTTGAGCTGCTGTGTGTGTTACATGTTTTTGCTTGTTAGATGGTTGATTTTGAGGTTATTTTTGTGTGCCACCGTAGTTCAATCTTTTACTACATGACTATGGTTATTTGACGGAGTTTTCTGTTCCCCAAAGTTATCTGATGTGTCTTGAGATGCATAATCGTCTCCACATGTTACTTCGTTACTGCGTTAAGTTATTTTGGGAAATGTCTCGAAGCATTTGAATTACTTGAATGAGGATACAACCAAAATTTAGTGTTTCTGTAAATAATTATCCTGACTAATAGATGGATTGTCGTCACAACTGTGCTGTATAAATATTGATGTCAGCTGCCTCTAGTGAGGAACCTCTAGTAGATATTTGTAGTGCCAATAGAGTCTTATGTTTTACTAATTTGTTTTCAGGCATTAAGGGTAATAAAATATGCTGTGGGGAAGTCAAGTGCGGAGTTCAAAAGGGAGATGCAAAGGAATTCTGTTTCAGTACGGCAGTTAATCCATTACAGGGGCCAGCCAGATCCCCTGAAGGGTGATGCGTTAAACAAGGCTGTGCGAGAAACAGCACAAGAAACAttatctactttattttcatCAGATGATAGCACAGCTGCACCCACAGAAAGTAGCCTTCGCAGTCGGATACAAGGATTTGGAAACACCAACTATGAAATGCCATCAGATGATAGGAAGTCTTTCATCAGTGAGGTTGTTGACATCGGAAGTGCTACAATTAAACATGGATTTAGTAGTTTTAAACAGTCTCCTTCCATAAGGAAAAGTAATGACACTGGAAGTTACAGAAGCCCAAACCTTGAGCGATCTTTGACTAGAGAAAATGATAGGTATGAAGGGCTTGGGTCTCAGGCCGAATATAACAGCTCCTCTCGGTTTTCAGAAAATGCTGGTACTGGAAGCTGGGATAAAGAGATTTCGACAAGCCATTCAGAAAGTAGTAATGGAGACCCTGCTGTGACTTACAGCCAAAAAACTCGTGAAGAGAAGTTGTTGGAGACCATAGTGACATCAACTGGTATGCGCCTACAGCCTACTCGAGATGCACTTCATGTTTTCCTGGTGGAAGCCTCAAAAGTAGATGCCAAATCATTAGCGCATGCCATTGAAATGAAACTGAGGTCTCCTATGTGGCAGGTGTGTTCTTTGTGCCATTAATTGTGGTTCATATTATAGCAATAATCTGATGATCATCGATTTTGTATATGCTTCCCATATTTCTCTGTGATAGTTATAAGAAACTCTCTAATGAAACACTCTTCTGATATaatcatttttaataatattctcACTTGGTTTCCATAAAATGCCCATTTATGCAGGTCCGTATGAAAGCCATATGTGTCCTTGAGGCAGTATTGAGGAAGAAGAATGAGTTGCATTTTTCAGTTATTGCTTCATACTTTGGCAACAATAAAGATGCTGTGGTGCAATGCTCTGAATCTCCCCAAGCATCTTTGAGGGAGAAAGCAACTAAGGTGAGATGCTAGTCCCATTTAGGTGTCCTCTGGTTCTATTGTTCGTCTTCATGAAACTTAAGTGAATGGAGTTTGAGTGAGAGAAGTGACCGGAGTTTTCTCTTGCACCctttttattgaattttctttgaatttttttttttatgaaatatcAGTGTGGGTTTTAAACATTGCATGACTATCACATAGAACTATAAAGTGAAGTTGCAAGGATACAAGGTCATGATAAGAATAAGATGGCAACCACCACTCTTATAATCTTACATTTCCTAGAATTCTTCACCCATGTGCATGTATCCAGCCACTGGATCAAGTATGCAACTGTTGAAATGCCCTCAGGGTAATGTAACACTAACCTGCATATAAGAATTAGGGTTAATTACCGCTAAAATCTTGAATTTCGGTCAAAATCTGGAATGTCATATGAACTTTAAAGTTTGATAGACAATACAGGaacatttaatttttcttattttagcAGCAATTACCCTTAGAATTActctattactattaatttattaccTAAAATAATTACATACTGCATGTTACAGCAGACTTAGTAATCTTGGCTTCTTTTCATTTCAGAATAAGAAATTTGTAATTTGTGGTTGCCTCAGGTATTGAGTCTTCTGAGTGGTGAACAAAATGGCAGTGGAACCAACCATTTCAAGCAACCGAGTAAGATTCCCCAGCCTTCAATTATACCAGATATGATAAACACTGGTGACCCAGGTGATCTTCTTGGCATGGAAGATCCAGAAAAAGCAGCGAGTGAGCCAACAATAACAAATGCACCACCATCTGTTGCTCCGCTGATCAATGACTTACTTGGCGACAATTCCTACAGTTCTGAGAGCACGGACAAGCTGAACGTTGATGATGACCCATTTGCAGATGTTTCCTTCCACATAAGTCAAGATGAGGACCGTGTTGCTAATTTATTTTCTGGGATGGCTCTTGATATGTCAGGGGCCTCTGAGGCCACTGTCGCAGCTCATAAAAATGAATCTGAACCATTCAACCTTTTGAATTCTAGTTCTGAGGTCTTCATGGAGCTAGGAACTTCTAGTGAATATGCTGCCAACTTCGATGGTTTAGTATCGAGTACACCTAATAAAAGTCCTAATGTTGCTTTAAATAGTGAATTTCCTCTGCGAGCTGGTGATATGAATGTAAATCCCATATTCCCCCTGGGTGCTCAGGCATATAATATCCCTTCTGGTTTTGGGGTCAATCCTGTATTTGCTTCTCTGGCAATGAATTATAGTGCCATGGGGAGTCACTTTGCTCAACAACAGTTTTTAGCTGCAATGTCCAACTTCCACCAACTAGGGAATCTACAATCCAGTACTACTATCAATTCTCCTGGACCTGTAGGAGTGGAAGCAGCACCCTTTCCAGATATTTTTAATCCTGGCATGGCTACCCAACCTCCAACTTCATTGATGAATGGATCAAAAAGAGAGGATGCAAAAGCATTTGATTTTATCTCGGTAAGTTGTTATTGTTGCTATCTTTCTGTTTATTAATATTGTTACACTACTTCCACTGGGATACTTCAGCACTTGACAACTCCTTCAGTTAGTCTTATCATTACATTTTGATCTTCTGGAAATATGTTTTTTGTGGTGACGGGATGAAGATTATTCTTTTCGTTCCAGCAGTATTTTAAGTATAAGCTAGTACAGATAGTTAGCTTTAAGTGTATGATCATACAAATAAATACATTGAAACTTTAAAACGAAATTGTAACTCACTTGGTCTTAGATCTAGGATTCGTCCTTATAATCATAGGACTttcctttactttttttttctgactGACTGAACTCTTGTTCAAGCAGTGATAACCTATGCTCATGGTTTTATATTTTGCACGACATTGATAGTTCATGTGGAAGTATTTTGTAACTTGTGTTGGTTTTGTAGGATCATATGGCCTCGGTTCGTGAAACCAAACGCACGACTTGATTCATTTGATGTGTAAGGATTTCTTGTTTTGGGTGAAGAAGCCGACTCGGAAGATGCTGCCTAAATcttgaattgaaaaaaaagtatATGAACGTTGAGGAAGTGTTGTAGCGGCATGACTATAATTCCTAGAAACCGagacttcataaaaaaaaagcagGCAAAAACTAGGGGATTTCAAGCGGAAGGCAGACCAATGTTGTGTGAATGAAAGTTTCTGACATCTGCATGTTTTGATCCTAAGAAAGGTTTGGAAATCGTGCAGTCATTTAAAGGCTGTTGATTGTTGTtgtctaattttattttgattttattactTTTATGTGTAATACCCCAATTGAGCTGATTGTCTGATAGACTTTTGTTGTAATAgttctatttatttaattttggagaATATAATAAACTCAAATAGATTCCAATGTTAAACATAACATGATTTCCTCTATTTATTACTGAATGAGGCATTCTAATCGACCAGAGCATTTCAGGCCTTGATCAAATGTTGCACACCAGTCCAAGAT from Salvia splendens isolate huo1 chromosome 9, SspV2, whole genome shotgun sequence includes:
- the LOC121748989 gene encoding protein MODIFIED TRANSPORT TO THE VACUOLE 1-like — encoded protein: MDQGRWAVESYWRSKLIDVATSDEEKVTPVYKLEEICDLLRASHISIVKEVSQFILKRLDHKSPIVKQKALRVIKYAVGKSSAEFKREMQRNSVSVRQLIHYRGQPDPLKGDALNKAVRETAQETLSTLFSSDDSTAAPTESSLRSRIQGFGNTNYEMPSDDRKSFISEVVDIGSATIKHGFSSFKQSPSIRKSNDTGSYRSPNLERSLTRENDRYEGLGSQAEYNSSSRFSENAGTGSWDKEISTSHSESSNGDPAVTYSQKTREEKLLETIVTSTGMRLQPTRDALHVFLVEASKVDAKSLAHAIEMKLRSPMWQVRMKAICVLEAVLRKKNELHFSVIASYFGNNKDAVVQCSESPQASLREKATKVLSLLSGEQNGSGTNHFKQPSKIPQPSIIPDMINTGDPGDLLGMEDPEKAASEPTITNAPPSVAPLINDLLGDNSYSSESTDKLNVDDDPFADVSFHISQDEDRVANLFSGMALDMSGASEATVAAHKNESEPFNLLNSSSEVFMELGTSSEYAANFDGLVSSTPNKSPNVALNSEFPLRAGDMNVNPIFPLGAQAYNIPSGFGVNPVFASLAMNYSAMGSHFAQQQFLAAMSNFHQLGNLQSSTTINSPGPVGVEAAPFPDIFNPGMATQPPTSLMNGSKREDAKAFDFISDHMASVRETKRTT